In Flavobacterium sp. CBA20B-1, one DNA window encodes the following:
- the lptC gene encoding LPS export ABC transporter periplasmic protein LptC — protein MKKKITHIAAFSFVLVACNNDLKDIQNLNKKQLYATGEADSINVKYTDSAKIKAEMYAVKMLDYSKAKYPFNHFPKGVKVTVYDKNRNKNYITAKQATVYNKTGMINLVGDVKITSHDGKVMQTQQMYYDQKNNWFFTEHYFKVTDQNKSFFEGIGVDFDQNFKIVNAQQNRAELKEVKDESL, from the coding sequence TTGAAAAAAAAAATTACACATATTGCCGCTTTTTCTTTTGTTTTGGTTGCATGTAATAACGATTTAAAAGACATTCAAAACCTAAACAAAAAACAATTGTATGCAACGGGCGAGGCCGATTCAATCAATGTGAAATATACCGACTCAGCCAAAATCAAAGCCGAAATGTATGCAGTGAAAATGCTTGATTATAGCAAAGCAAAATACCCTTTTAATCATTTTCCTAAAGGTGTTAAGGTGACTGTTTACGACAAAAATCGAAACAAAAACTACATCACCGCCAAACAAGCCACGGTTTACAACAAAACAGGAATGATTAATTTGGTGGGCGATGTGAAAATAACCTCGCACGACGGCAAAGTAATGCAAACGCAACAAATGTATTATGACCAAAAAAATAATTGGTTTTTTACTGAACATTACTTTAAAGTCACCGATCAAAACAAAAGCTTTTTTGAAGGAATTGGTGTAGATTTCGATCAAAATTTTAAAATTGTAAACGCACAGCAAAATCGTGCAGAATTAAAAGAAGTTAAAGATGAAAGTTTATAA